Proteins from a genomic interval of Candidatus Hydrogenedentota bacterium:
- a CDS encoding Gfo/Idh/MocA family oxidoreductase, whose product MNRRDFLKHSATASVAVSAAATADVGREGRERIPCGVLGLGHAHALDVVEVLAASQDFKLVGVCEPDETIRNRVEKAPALKDVTWLSQETLLNDKHVAMIAVESMVPQLLDYAHTVIDAGKHLHLDKPAGASLPEFETLLSKAGQRDRLVQMGYMFRYNAGFDLVRRAVREGWLGAVYAIHASMCTNLNAEKRKLVSWHPGGIMLELGCHLIDMVHLLLGPPSKVTSFLRHDGVTADGLADNALAVLEYDRATAVIETAAMEMDAFPARRFKICGVDGTIILEPLEPPAARLCLRRSVGQFKPGWQTASLEDFPRHVRDFEDLARCIRGEAPFSYSREHDLSVQKTVLQASTPRP is encoded by the coding sequence ATGAATCGGAGGGATTTTCTTAAGCACTCCGCAACTGCATCCGTGGCAGTCAGTGCGGCGGCCACAGCGGACGTGGGCCGGGAGGGCAGAGAGCGCATTCCGTGCGGTGTGCTCGGGTTGGGGCACGCCCACGCCTTGGATGTAGTGGAGGTACTGGCCGCCTCGCAGGACTTCAAGCTTGTGGGGGTATGTGAACCTGACGAGACCATCCGGAACCGCGTTGAGAAAGCCCCAGCGTTAAAAGACGTCACCTGGCTAAGTCAGGAAACGCTGCTCAATGACAAGCACGTGGCCATGATAGCCGTTGAAAGCATGGTGCCCCAACTGCTGGACTACGCGCACACCGTCATCGATGCTGGAAAACACCTCCATCTCGACAAGCCTGCCGGCGCTTCCCTGCCGGAATTTGAGACCCTGCTTTCGAAGGCCGGCCAGCGAGACCGCCTCGTCCAGATGGGCTACATGTTTCGATACAATGCCGGGTTTGACCTGGTGCGCCGCGCGGTGCGCGAGGGATGGCTGGGCGCCGTCTACGCGATTCATGCGAGCATGTGCACAAATCTGAATGCAGAGAAACGGAAACTGGTATCCTGGCATCCGGGCGGCATCATGCTCGAACTGGGCTGCCACCTCATTGACATGGTGCATCTGCTGCTCGGGCCTCCGTCGAAGGTCACGTCCTTTCTTCGCCACGACGGCGTTACTGCTGACGGTCTGGCCGACAACGCCCTGGCCGTCCTCGAGTATGACCGGGCCACGGCCGTAATCGAGACCGCTGCGATGGAAATGGACGCGTTCCCGGCCCGGCGCTTCAAGATTTGCGGGGTCGACGGGACTATTATCCTGGAACCCCTCGAACCTCCTGCGGCGCGCCTTTGCCTGCGCCGGAGCGTTGGCCAATTCAAGCCCGGATGGCAGACGGCATCGCTCGAGGACTTCCCCCGGCATGTGCGCGACTTCGAGGACCTGGCACGGTGTATTCGTGGCGAGGCGCCCTTCTCCTACTCCAGGGAACACGACTTGAGCGTTCAGAAGACCGTCCTCCAGGCCAGTACCCCCAGGCCGTAA